A single Ctenopharyngodon idella isolate HZGC_01 chromosome 22, HZGC01, whole genome shotgun sequence DNA region contains:
- the flnb gene encoding filamin-B isoform X2 has translation MGDFKDSVTAAAINLADDAPWKKIQKNTFTRWCNEHLRSVELQISDLKFDLSDGLVLISLLEVLSHKRMFRKYHTRPTFRQLKLDNVSVALEFLDHEKVKLVSIDSKAIVDGNLKLILGLVWTLIQHYSISIPVWEDEANDSVSKLTPEMRLLGWIQNKVPELPITNFSQDWQDGKALGALVDGLAPGLCPDWESWDTVHRVSNTKEAMQQADDWLGIPQLIAPEEILDPAVDEQSVMTYLSLFPKARLKPGAPLKPKKVPKPKTCRATGRGLQSKGMRVGQLAEFKVDTCKAGPGNLEVLIRDPSGKAVSVRQKDALEGVYTFEYTPTAKGDHTVDITWAGQHIAKSPFKVHVGSEAGPQKIRAWGPGLEGGTVGLSADFLVESVGVDSGMLGFAIEGPSQAKITCDDHNDGSCLVRFWPTEAGEYAVHVMCDDEEIQDSPFMASIRLKRKDFHPEKVKVEGPGVSQTGCIVNLQTQFTVDTRQAGEGELKVCAQRADGECVDVSVASEQSGVFVCSYIPSSLSKHTISVAWGGVMVPGSPFIVTPRRIKMTLCSPVWFKPDGSEMCYSDEEMDLDEDFPDNVWPGGHGELVMNIISPSNVPGDATKVRAHGPGLKEGVLGEQAEFNIDTSRAGSGQLAIRVDGPCEVTLKCLDNQDGTCTVFYLPTEHGVYKINVLFDNSHITGSPFKAVIQKPIDPSKVLVTGPGLLQGKVGEPCIVNIDCAMAGSGDLSVQAVSDSGVIVPTEVKENEDGTYTAVYVPLTGGVYTLLLKYGGKVVPNFPAKVVVDPKVYKSHVKVSRQGGIVVGERETDTCQVVADGLGLQKGLAGHPNMFSVNARSSVDDLGITVEGASECQMTCKDNGEGLYNVEYTPSVPGEYKITITCGEKNIPGSPFIASVEDVSNTADSGVCLQSGICLSTNTVTPHEIKYNGDGIYTASPAPSMEDRESLIDPQSPYGSSSPIPFQALPNCDCDRELPSAHGENMAEIIVPGFKGRICGRTSQTFTIGCSRNGEAPETVAVVRTDGSMELLELKKSGDGTYSVVYLPTMDGCHLLTVKFSKEETFNRQFKFQVLPIDDTAQVNVAGPGLTSGMCARHPQTFTVDSTSTKKVPQFVAIMTPDGLTEIFEVRDNGDWTYTVNYTPSMEGLHSLMVKYTEDASFCSPFEFRVLPMPDSDYKHHVGHGLRTPVFGLDLEAQLCVNTPQTFTIDGSSTGEPPETVAVVTPDGKIRDEDVLNKEEHSSQEGSVNSNAKAPQTSANSYSVAPETDTIVTANGSIKLSTDVMGNRDRTCKMTCAPNTENSVMDKYASEEALRSLSEFQADLTVENTEPKICTQIPQSFKINCSKSGKPPECALMITPNGKAELTEVKENPDGSYSVKYSPTVEGLHSLMVKYADDDSYCNPLRFHVLPHSASDDEHGINTTEVCRQLKEDVCAQIPQTFTACCNTNEAPETDMSKADGTRDLVGVLNNENRTYAATHTLSAEDSHSSADRNPSEEDFQSHQPSSSHASNSHIGFQNKAEGRTVIPLGAINQAGFISCDIVLPSDLSEGEITGEVITPSRKTTQPDVTDNKDGTIIIKFDPLEEGLHQLLIKSSGNDLPVLPLQYYANSLANRSTMAYGRGLVYGIANETATFTICQEDSALSDLDITIEGPSEADVRCLDNADGTCTVSYLPTEPGDYEIQVHHNDMPIQGSPFKAKITDGNMRRSQVKLGSAVDFTINVTEEDISQLTASIISPTGNDVPCLLKTQPDSHLGVSFIPREAGEHLVSIMKDGEHVGNSPISLSISQAEIGDSSKVKAFGPGLHTGHTFCMSEFVVDTWDAGYGGLTVVIEGPSKVDVHTEEMEHGTCNISYHPIKAGTYKISIKFSDEHIPGSPFTAVITDRGLMRENIMYKQKAAPIASIGSECSLAFKIPGTDAETLSAHIYEPSGTQGEAVIVATGSDTYAVSFLAKEIGVYNVTIKNQGQTISGCPLQYTVGPLGQGGCERIQVWGQSLQTALASVPADFNIWSREAGAGTLSVSVEGPGKIELHFDDRLDGSCIVSYTAQEPGDYEVSVMFNEEHISESPFLVSVSAATDKSLTQGQSGSDHNQTCNSYEEPSQSELEINISSDSSAEPVFLSNASKVICHGPGLSKGILGRKNTFYVDCSKAGQNLLFVGMHGPTVPCERLSIIHMGGHQYRINYAIKERGKYILAVKWGDEHIPGSPFHISVL, from the exons ATGGGTGACTTTAAAGATAGTGTTACTGCAGCTGCAATCAACCTGGCAGATGATGCCCCATGGAAAAAGATACAGAAGAACACCTTCACACGCTGGTGCAATGAACACCTGAGGTCTGTGGAGCTGCAGATCAGCGATCTTAAGTTTGATCTGAGCGATGGCCTTGTCCTTATTTCACTGCTGGAGGTCCTGAGCCATAAGAGGATGTTTAGAAAGTACCACACGCGACCCACCTTCAGACAGCTCAAGCTAGACAATGTTTCGGTGGCTCTGGAGTTTTTGGATCATGAAAAGGTTAAGTTGGTGTCTATAG ACAGTAAGGCCATAGTGGATGGGAATTTGAAGCTGATCCTGGGTCTAGTTTGGACCTTGATACAGCATTACTCCATTTCCATCCCAGTGTGGGAGGATGAGGCAAACGATTCTGTCTCCAAACTGACTCCAGAGATGAGGCTTCTGGGATGGATCCAAAACAAAGTCCCTGAACTGCCTATCACTAACTTCAGCCAGGACTGGCAGGATGGCAAGGCCCTGGGTGCATTAGTGGATGGACTGGCACCAG GCTTGTGTCCTGACTGGGAGAGCTGGGATACAGTGCATCGGGTGAGCAACACTAAAGAAGCCATGCAGCAAGCAGATGACTGGCTTGGAATTCCACAG ctCATAGCCCCAGAGGAGATTCTTGATCCAGCCGTGGATGAGCAGTCAGTGATGACGTATCTCTCACTTTTCCCCAAAGCCAGACTGAAACCTGGAGCCCCACTCAAGCCAAAGAAAG tgccAAAACCCAAAACCTGTCGTGCCACAGGTCGGGGATTGCAGTCTAAAGGCATGAGAGTAGGTCAGCTGGCCGAATTTAAAGTGGACACCTGCAAAGCTGGGCCTGGAAATCTGGAGGTCCTTATTAGAGACCCTA GTGGCAAAGCAGTGTCTGTCAGACAGAAGGATGCACTTGAAGGTGTTTATACCTTTGAATATACACCCACTGCTAAAGGAGATCACACAGTGGACATCACCTGGGCTGGTCAGCACATTGCCAAGAG CCCATTTAAAGTCCATGTTGGTTCAGAAGCTGGTCCACAGAAGATCCGAGCATGGGGACCAGGATTGGAGGGAGGGACTGTGGGCTTGTCAGCAGATTTCTTGGTGGAATCTGTAGGTGTGGACTCTGGCATGCTGG GTTTTGCCATTGAAGGTCCATCTCAGGCAAAGATTACATGTGATGACCACAATGATGGCTCCTGCCTTGTGCGGTTCTGGCCGACTGAGGCCGGTGAGTATGCTGTACACGTaatgtgtgatgatgaagaaaTCCAGGACAGTCCCTTTATGGCTTCCATCAGACTTAAAAGAAAAGACTTCCACCCTGAAAAG GTGAAAGTAGAAGGACCCGGTGTTTCCCAAACTGGGTGCATAGTGAACCTCCAAACCCAGTTCACTGTAGATACCAGGCAAGCTGGTGAAGGAGAACTTAAAGTTTGTGCTCAG AGAGCAGATGGAGAATGTGTAGATGTTAGTGTTGCCTCTGAACAATCTGGTGTCTTTGTCTGCTCCTACATCCCTTCATCTCTCTCCAAACATACCATTTCTGTGGCTTGGGGAGGAGTCATGGTTCCTGGCAGTCCTTTCATT GTGACACCCCGCAGGATTAAGATGACACTGTGTAGTCCAGTCTGGTTTAAACCAGATGGATCAGAAATGTGTTACTCTG ATGAAGAGATGGACCTTGATGAAGACTTTCCAGACAACGTATGGCCTGGTGGTCATGGAGAACTTGTTATGAACATAATCAGCCCGTCAAACGTCCCAGGCGATGCCACAAAG GTAAGGGCTCATGGTCCAGGCCTAAAAGAAGGTGTTCTTGGAGAACAGGCAGAGTTTAACATTGACACAAGCAGAGCAGGCAGTGGACAACTTGCCATAAGAGTGGACGGACCCTGTGAAGTTACACTAAAATGTCTGGACAATCAAGATGGCACTTGTACAGTGTTTTACCTCCCCACAGAGCATGGAGTGTACAAAATAAATGTCCTTTTTGACAACTCTCACATAACTGGCTCTCCATTCAAGGCTGTTATACAGAAGCCAATTGACCCATCTAAAGTTTTGGTAACAGGCCCTGGTCTGCTACAGGGGAAAGTCGGGGAACCTTGCATTGTAAATATAGATTGTGCAATGGCAGGATCTGGAGATCTGTCTGTGCAGGCTGTCTCTGACTCAGGAGTCATTGTCCCAACCGAAGTGAAGGAGAATGAAGATGGCACATACACAGCTGTTTATGTGCCTCTAACTGGAGGCGTGTATACGCTGCTTTTGAAATATGGAGGAAAGGTGGTGCCCAACTTCCCTGCTAAAGTTGTTGTGGATCCAAAGGTCTACAAAAGCCATGTAAAAGTGAGCAGGCAAG GAGGTATTGTGGTTGGTGAAAGGGAAACTGACACATGCCAAGTTGTTGCAGATGGTTTAGGTCTCCAAAAGGGCCTTGCTGGACATCCTAATATGTTTAGTGTAAACGCCAG ATCTTCAGTTGATGATCTGGGTATAACAGTGGAGGGTGCGTCTGAGTGTCAGATGACATGCAAAGACAACGGTGAAGGCTTGTATAATGTGGAATATACTCCTTCAGTTCCTGGTGAATATAAGATCACCATTACCTGTGgagagaaaaacattccag GAAGTCCATTTATTGCATCAGTAGAGGATGTTTCAAATACTGCAGATTCTGGAGTCTGCCTGCAGTCAGGGATTTGTTTATCTACAAATACTGTTACTCCTCATG AGATCAAATACAATGGAGATGGGATTTACACAGCGAGTCCAGCTCCATCAATGGAAGACAGAGAGTCTCTCATAGATCCTCAGAGTCCTTATGGAAGCAGCAG tccCATCCCGTTCCAAGCTCTGCCTAATTGTGACTGTGATAGAGAGCTTCCCTCAGCTCATGGTGAGAATATGGCAGAGATTATTGTTCCAGGTTTTAAAGGTAGAATCTGCGGTAGAACTTCCCAAACTTTTACGATTGGCTGCAGTAGGAATGGAGAAGCACCTGAAACTGTTGCTGTGGTGAGAACTGATG GCTCCATGGAGCTCCTTGAGCTGAAAAAAAGTGGAGATGGCACTTATAGCGTTGTCTATTTGCCCACCATGGATGGCTGTCATTTATTAACAGTGAAATTCTCTAAAGAGGAGACTTTTAATAG acaGTTCAAGTTTCAAGTGTTGCCGATAGATGATACAGCTCAGGTTAATGTAGCAGGTCCAGGTCTGACATCAGGAATGTGTGCCCGGCATCCTCAAACATTTACTGTCGACTCCACCTCCACAAAAAAAGTTCCACAGTTTGTTGCCATAATGACACCAGATG GCTTGACTGAGATATTTGAGGTCAGAGATAATGGCGATTGGACATACACCGTGAACTACACCCCTTCAATGGAAGGGCTTCATTCTTTGATGGTCAAATATACTGAAGATGCTTCATTTTGCAG TCCTTTCGAGTTTCGAGTGCTGCCTATGCCTGATTCCGATTATAAGCATCATGTAGGTCATGGCTTGAGGACTCCAGTTTTTGGATTAGATTTAGAGGCACAGCTGTGTGTAAACACTCCTCAGACCTTCACAATTGATGGTAGTAGCACCGGAGAGCCACCAGAGACTGTAGCTGTTGTTACACCTGATG GCAAAATCAGGGATGAAGATGTCTTGAATAAAGAGGAACATTCCAGTCAGGAGGGAAGTGTCAATAGCAATGCTAAGGCTCCTCAAACATCCGCTAACAGCTACAGTGTGGCACCAGAGACTGACACCATAGTGACAGCTAATG GCTCAATCAAACTCTCCACAGATGTGATGGGCAACAGGGACAGAACTTGCAAGATGACTTGCGCaccaaatacagaaaattcTGTGATGGACAAATATGCCAGTGAAGAGGCTTTAAGAAG cCTCTCTGAGTTCCAGGCAGACTTAACTGTTGAAAATACAGAGCCAAAGATTTGTACTCAAATTCCTCAGTCATTCAAAATCAACTGTAGTAAATCTGGGAAGCCGCCTGAGTGTGCGCTGATGATCACCCCCAATG GAAAAGCTGAACTGACAGAGGTCAAAGAAAACCCAGATGGGAGTTACTCTGTGAAATATTCTCCCACCGTAGAAGGCCTTCACTCTTTGATGGTCAAATATGCTGATGATGATTCATACTGCAA TCCATTGAGGTTTCATGTCTTGCCTCACTCTGCTAGTGATGATGAGCATGGGATAAATACAACTGAGGTTTGTAGACAATTAAAGGAAGATGTCTGTGCTCAAATTCCTCAAACTTTCACAGCTTGCTGCAACACTAATGAGGCCCCAGAGACTGACATGTCGAAAGCTGATG GCACTAGAGATCTGGTTGGAGTGTTAAATAATGAGAACAGGACCTATgcagcaacacacacactctctgctGAAGACTCGCACTCCTCAGCTGACAGAAATCCCAGTGAGGAGGATTTTCAGAG TCACCAGCCATCATCCTCACACGCTTCAAACAGTCACATAGGTTTTCAAAACAAG GCTGAGGGCAGAACTGTAATTCCTCTTGGTGCCATTAATCAAGCAGGGTTTATATCCTGTGATATAGTCCTGCCATCAGACTTAAGTGAAGGTGAAATTACAG GTGAGGTGATCACACCGTCTAGAAAGACAACACAGCCTGACGTGACTGATAACAAAGACGGTACCATCATTATAAAGTTTGATCCTTTAGAAGAAGGTCTTCACCAACTACTTATTAAATCGTCCGGAAACGATCTACCAG TACTTCCACTGCAGTATTATGCAAATAGTCTTGCTAATCGCAGCACGATGGCCTATGGACGTGGCCTTGTGTATGGAATTGCAAATGAGACGGCAACATTCACCATCTGTCAGGAGGATTCAGCCTTGA GTGATCTGGACATCACAATCGAGGGTCCATCTGAGGCAGATGTGCGCTGCTTGGACAATGCAGATGGCACTTGTACTGTGAGCTACCTCCCAACTGAGCCTGGAGATTATGAGATCCAAGTTCACCACAATGACATGCCTATCCAAGGTAGCCCTTTCAAGGCTAAAATTACTG ATGGAAATATGAGAAGGTCACAGGTAAAACTGGGCAGTGCTGTTGACTTCACCATCAACGTCACTGAAGAAGACATTAGCCAGCTCACTGCCAGCATCATATCACCCACAGGCAATGATGTACCCTGCTTACTGAAAACACAACCTGACAGCCATCTCG GTGTATCATTCATCCCCAGAGAGGCTGGTGAGCATCTGGTCAGCATCATGAAGGACGGTGAGCATGTGGGCAACAGTCCCATCTCTCTTTCCATCAGTCAGGCAGAGATAGGAGATTCCAGCAAGGTGAAGGCTTTCGGCCCAGGCTTACATACAGGGCACACCTTCTGCATGTCTGAATTTGTGGTGGACACTTGGGATGCAG GATATGGTGGGCTAACGGTTGTAATTGAAGGTCCCAGTAAAGTAGATGTTCACACTGAAGAGATGGAGCATGGAACGTGCAATATATCGTACCACCCAATCAAGGCTGGGACCTACAAAATCTCCATTAAATTTTCAGATGAGCACATTCCAG GGAGTCCTTTTACAGCTGTGATAACAGACCGTGGACTTATGAGAGAGAACATCATGTACAAACAGAAAGCAGCTCCTATTGCCAGCATTGGGAGTGAATGCAGCTTAGCCTTTAAAATCCCAG GTACTGATGCTGAGACCCTGTCTGCACACATCTATGAACCATCAGGAACTCAAGGAGAGGCTGTTATTGTTGCTACAGGCAGTGACACCTATGCAGTGAGCTTTCTAGCGAAAGAGATTGGAGTTTATAATGTAACCATAAAGAACCAAGGCCAGACAATCTCTGGCTGCCCACTCCAGTACACTGTCGGCCCACTTGGACAAGGAGGATGTGAAAGGATCCAGGTGTGGGGACAAAGCCTTCAGACAGCTCTGGCAAGTGTTCCAG CTGACTTTAATATTTGGTCCCGTGAGGCCGGAGCAGGAACTCTGTCTGTCTCAGTAGAGGGTCCTGGAAAGATTGAGCTCCACTTTGATGATCGGCTGGATGGTTCTTGCATTGTGTCCTACACAGCACAAGAGCCTG GTGACTATGAGGTTTCAGTCATGTTTAATGAGGAGCATATTTCCGAAAGCCCATTCCTTGTGTCTGTCAGTGCTGCCACAGATAAAAGTCTCACACAAGGACAAAGTGGCTCTG ATCATAATCAGACGTGTAACAGTTACGAGGAACCCTCTCAGTCAGAGTTGGAGATAAACATATCATCTGACAGCAGTGCTGAGCCAGTTTTCCTGTCTAACGCTAGTAAAGTCATCTGCCATGGCCCAGGCCTGAGTAAGGGCATTCTAGGAcgcaaaaacactttttatgtGGACTGCAGTAAAGCTG GACAAAACCTTCTCTTTGTCGGCATGCATGGCCCCACTGTCCCCTGCGAACGGTTGTCGATCATTCACATGGGCGGACATCAGTACAGGATCAACTATGCCATAAAGGAAAGGGGAAAGTACATATTAGCAGTGAAGTGGGGAGATGAGCATATTCCTGGATCTCCGTTCCATATTAGTGTTCTATGA